The sequence below is a genomic window from Gemmatimonadota bacterium.
TGTACCCGTCTGGTTTCACGAAGGCGTGGCGATGTGGGCGTCGCACGAGTGGCGCTTGCGACAAAGCGCGGCAGTGTTTTACGCGGTCTTTTCGGAGAACTTGATCCCGCTCTCCGAAATTGATGAAGTCCTTTCTTTCCCCTCGGCAAAAGCCGATCTGGCCTACACGGAAAGTTTGCTGGCAGTCTCGTTTTTGATCCGTTTGGGCGGTCCCAATGCCGTGGTCGTCATGCTTTCCGAACTGGAAGCAGACGCGCCCTTTGAAGTCGCATTATTTCGCGTAACCGGCGAAACACCCCGCGAATTTGAACGGCGATGGCGCGATGATGTACAGGCGCGATTCAGTCTGATGACGTTGCTTTTTTCGCCCGATTTGATCTGGCTGTATCTCACCTTGCTCTTGCTACTCGCCTATATATGCGTGAGACTGCGGAATCGCGCGACCTTGCGACGGTGGGAAGCCGAAGACGCAGCCGAAGAATTGACCCTGCAATTGCGCGTATATCGCCGAGAGGACGAGCAGTGATCATAGGCGTAACAGGAGGCATCGGCGCGGGAAAAAGCACCGTATGCGCCGTATTTGAAAAAGCCGGCGCACGCGTAATCGACGCCGATTCAACAGGTCACGAAGTACTCCGCGATCCGATTGTAATTCGCAACCTGACCGATGTGTTCGGACGAGAGATTCTGGATGCCGACGGACAAATCGCACGCCGGGAATTGGGCAAGCGAGCCTTTGCGTCTGACAAAAATCGCGAAAAACTCAACGCCATCGTATGGCAACCGCTTCGGCAGTTATTGCTGGACAAAATTTATGCGGCTCTGGATCGAGAACCCACACGCCCCGTAGTTGTGGATGCGGCCCTGCTGGTCGAGCGCGGCGATCCCAAAAAAATCGTCGATGTACTCGTCGTCGTAACAGCCCCCGAAGCATTGCGGATTCAGCGAACAATGACGCGATTGGGCATCTCCAGAGCCGAAGTTATGGCGCGACTATCCGCACAGTTGCCCGAGGAAGACAAAGTCTCAGTCGCGGATTTTGTCGTAGTCAATGATAAAACACCCGCCGTGTGTCGCCAGCGCGCGCGGGCTATTTGGAACAAATTGCAATGTGAGGAACGATGAACTACACGCCACATACAGAACGCGATATTCAGCACATGCTCAACGTGATCGGAGTAGCATCCACAGATGACCTGTTTGCCCCCGTTCCCGAATCGCTGCGCCTGAACGCGCTCAATTTGCCTCCTGGAATCAGTGAAATGGAAGCGATGGCTTTTGCGCAATCGCTAACCGACCGCGGAAGCGAGACACCCCTATCGTTTTTGGGCGGAGGTGCTTACGATCACTTTTCGCCCAGCGTAGTCGATGCCATCATTTCGCGAGGCGAATTTTTTACAGCCTACACGCCCTATCAGCCCGAGGTGAGCCAGGGAACCCTTCGGGCTATTTTTGAATTTCAATCCATGATTTGTGAACTGACCAACATGGAAGTCGCCAATGCGTCCATGTACGACGGCGCTTCTGCACTGGCCGAAGCCGTACTTATGTCAGTCCGTCTGAACAACCGCACGCGCGTCTTATTGCCGCGCAGCC
It includes:
- a CDS encoding dephospho-CoA kinase translates to MRETAESRDLATVGSRRRSRRIDPAIARISPRGRAVIIGVTGGIGAGKSTVCAVFEKAGARVIDADSTGHEVLRDPIVIRNLTDVFGREILDADGQIARRELGKRAFASDKNREKLNAIVWQPLRQLLLDKIYAALDREPTRPVVVDAALLVERGDPKKIVDVLVVVTAPEALRIQRTMTRLGISRAEVMARLSAQLPEEDKVSVADFVVVNDKTPAVCRQRARAIWNKLQCEER